In the Colletotrichum lupini chromosome 1, complete sequence genome, one interval contains:
- a CDS encoding 3-hydroxyacyl-CoA dehydrogenase: MPSDVNERVALVGLGAIGISFAALYLRHTKSTVRVFDTRPDLEHHLSTVLPGYIDSDDASLGISRLRESGRLVICTTLEEACDGATIVQEQGPENPDFKRSVWPKIESFAPAEAHFWSSTSGIAASVQSRDMVDTTRLLVVHPFNPPHIMPLIEIVPSPTTKPDEVRKPIGVLAAQRSLFTS, encoded by the exons ATGCCATCTGACGTGAACGAGCGCGTCGCCCTCGTCGGACTAGGAGCCATCGGCATCTCCTTTGCGGCCCTTTACCTGAGACATACAAAGAGCACCGTCAGGGTCTTTGATACGAGGCCAGACCTCGAACATCACCTTTCCACAGTCCTGCCGGGTTACATCGACTCGGATGATGCGTCGCTGGGCATATCCCGCCTGCGCGAGTCCGGCCGCCTCGTGATCTGCACCACGCTCGAAGAGGCATGCGACGGCGCCACCATCGTCCAGGAGCAAGGTCCGGAGAATCCAGATTTCAAGCGATCAGTATGGCCAAAGATTGAAAGCTTTGCGCCTGCCGAGGCACACTTCTGGAGCTCGACGTCTGGTATCGCCGCGTCGGTTCAGAGCCGCGATATGGTGGATACGACTCGTCTTTTGGTGGTTCACCCTTTCAACCCGCCGCACATCATGCCTTTGATCGAAATTGTCCCGTCACCGACTACAAAACCGGACGAAGTTAG GAAACCGATTGGCGTTCTCGCTGCTCAGAGAAGCTTGTTCACTAGTTGA